The following are from one region of the Bacillota bacterium genome:
- a CDS encoding ribonuclease H-like domain-containing protein — protein MKLTDKLRRFAAQPKPAEKQQEPGQLDFLQGRAVANPFGSYYLIERRFSLDYLHGSQELSGAAAANSADLALIAKDEAVGSLEINRTLFFDTETTGLAGGAGTYAFLVGVGFFQADQFVVRQYLMRDYHEETAMLYDVYRLVQEFDALVSYNGKSFDWPLLKDRFTLSRFEPLRKHFIHFDLLYSARRLWREVLPDCSLHTVEAQVLDVAREKDIPGAEVPQRYFDYIRTKKGELLEEVIAHNRDDILSLAALMGHINHLVGKDADELDSGAVCWALAKLHLQNKEWDKAAQFLQQAVDLADSRADRLAALSKLALVYRRQRRWEAAEQIWLFLAEKHSDIQSCEELAKYYEHVLKDFSKAHQAATRGLALSLNQDRRRIPAFEYRLARLERKLNKTKQQFLIS, from the coding sequence ATGAAGCTTACCGACAAGCTTAGAAGATTTGCAGCTCAGCCCAAACCGGCTGAAAAACAGCAAGAACCAGGACAGCTCGATTTTCTCCAGGGACGAGCTGTGGCTAATCCCTTCGGCAGCTATTATCTAATTGAGCGGCGCTTTTCCCTGGACTATCTTCACGGCAGCCAGGAACTGTCCGGCGCTGCGGCAGCGAATTCTGCTGATTTGGCTTTGATCGCTAAAGATGAGGCGGTAGGTAGTTTGGAGATTAACCGCACCCTCTTTTTCGATACTGAAACTACGGGCTTAGCCGGAGGAGCCGGGACTTATGCTTTCTTAGTGGGAGTTGGCTTTTTCCAAGCAGATCAGTTTGTGGTGCGCCAGTACCTGATGCGGGATTACCATGAAGAGACAGCGATGCTCTATGATGTCTACCGGCTGGTGCAGGAGTTTGATGCCTTAGTCTCTTACAACGGCAAAAGCTTTGATTGGCCGCTGCTAAAAGATCGGTTTACGCTATCACGCTTTGAACCGCTCCGCAAGCATTTCATCCATTTTGATCTGCTGTACTCAGCCCGCAGATTGTGGCGGGAGGTTCTGCCTGACTGCAGCCTGCACACAGTGGAGGCGCAGGTTTTGGATGTTGCGCGGGAAAAGGATATTCCCGGAGCGGAAGTGCCCCAGCGCTACTTTGATTATATCCGCACTAAGAAGGGTGAGCTGTTAGAGGAAGTAATTGCCCATAACCGCGATGATATCCTCTCTTTAGCGGCGCTGATGGGCCATATCAATCATTTGGTCGGTAAAGACGCGGATGAATTAGACTCAGGCGCTGTCTGCTGGGCTTTGGCTAAACTCCACCTGCAGAATAAAGAGTGGGATAAAGCGGCTCAGTTTCTGCAGCAGGCAGTCGATCTGGCTGACAGCCGAGCGGATCGCTTAGCAGCATTAAGTAAACTGGCGTTAGTCTATCGCCGCCAGCGCCGGTGGGAAGCAGCGGAGCAGATCTGGCTGTTCTTAGCGGAAAAACACAGCGATATCCAGTCCTGTGAAGAGCTGGCTAAGTATTATGAGCACGTCTTAAAAGATTTTTCCAAAGCTCATCAGGCAGCCACTCGTGGACTAGCCCTGAGCCTCAACCAGGACCGGAGGCGCATTCCCGCCTTCGAGTACCGCTTAGCTCGGTTAGAAAGAAAGTTAAATAAAACTAAACAGCAGTTTTTGATCAGCTGA
- a CDS encoding DUF1015 domain-containing protein, translating to MAVVKPFRAVRPHPDYAHLIAELPYDVMNTAEAKKMAAGNPYSFLRIDRPEINFPDPVDPYQPQVYAEANRILQQMIADNQYIMDQHDCLYIYRQIMDGRAQTGLVCCTSVDDYLNGVIKKHEHTRPEKEIDRANHVQALNAHTGPILQTYPDHEEIAALISSWTETHEPVYRFTAHQVEQIVWVVDQADVVTKIRTLFAEEVPYLYIADGHHRSAAAMRTALMKREENPDYSGDEEFNYFLSVVFPASELKIMSYNRVVRDLNSLPEQEFLARIQERFEVVTAPSQPYQPETPHTFGMYLGSTWYKLTIKPELIPVDDPVNRLDAALLQNNLLEPVLGIVDPRTDERIDFIGGIRGLKELERRVHTDMQVAFSLYPTAVEEVIAVADAGLVMPPKSTWFEPKLLSGLFVHKI from the coding sequence ATGGCAGTTGTTAAACCATTTCGAGCAGTCAGGCCACATCCAGATTACGCCCATCTCATCGCTGAGCTGCCTTATGATGTCATGAATACAGCTGAAGCGAAAAAGATGGCTGCGGGCAATCCTTATTCATTTCTGCGGATTGATCGACCTGAGATCAATTTTCCCGATCCGGTTGATCCTTATCAACCTCAGGTTTACGCAGAAGCAAACCGCATTCTGCAGCAGATGATTGCCGATAATCAATATATAATGGACCAACATGATTGTCTCTACATTTACCGCCAGATCATGGATGGACGAGCCCAAACCGGCTTAGTCTGCTGCACGTCTGTGGATGATTATCTCAACGGTGTGATTAAAAAGCACGAGCATACCCGCCCGGAGAAAGAAATCGACCGGGCCAACCATGTGCAGGCTCTTAATGCCCACACTGGTCCCATCCTCCAAACTTATCCTGACCACGAGGAAATCGCAGCGCTGATCAGCAGCTGGACCGAAACCCATGAGCCGGTCTACCGGTTTACAGCTCATCAAGTAGAGCAGATTGTGTGGGTTGTTGATCAAGCCGATGTGGTTACCAAGATTAGAACTCTCTTTGCTGAGGAAGTTCCTTATTTGTATATCGCTGACGGCCACCACCGCAGCGCGGCAGCCATGAGAACTGCTTTAATGAAGCGGGAAGAAAACCCAGATTACAGCGGGGACGAGGAATTTAACTATTTTCTGTCAGTAGTATTCCCGGCATCCGAATTAAAAATCATGTCCTACAACCGGGTTGTCCGCGATCTCAACAGTCTGCCGGAACAGGAGTTTCTAGCCAGGATTCAGGAGCGGTTTGAAGTAGTTACAGCACCTTCCCAACCTTACCAGCCGGAAACGCCCCATACTTTTGGCATGTATCTGGGAAGCACCTGGTATAAACTCACCATTAAACCAGAACTGATTCCAGTAGATGATCCGGTCAACAGGCTCGACGCGGCCCTGCTGCAGAATAATCTGCTTGAACCGGTGCTGGGCATTGTTGATCCCCGCACTGATGAGCGAATTGACTTTATCGGAGGAATCCGGGGCTTGAAGGAGTTAGAGCGCCGAGTCCACACCGATATGCAGGTCGCCTTCTCCCTCTACCCCACAGCGGTAGAGGAAGTAATCGCGGTAGCTGATGCGGGACTGGTTATGCCGCCCAAGTCTACCTGGTTTGAGCCAAAGCTCTTAAGTGGATTATTTGTTCATAAAATCTAA
- the msrA gene encoding peptide-methionine (S)-S-oxide reductase MsrA — protein sequence MAAKLQQATLGGGCFWCIEAVFADLKGVVEVLPGYAGGNVANPSYELVCTGTTNHAEVVQITFDPEVITYEELLEVFFKVHDPTTLNRQGEDVGTQYRSVVFYHNDEQKTAVEAAIAENQKLWDDPIVSEVAPYTVFYPAEDYHREYFKHNPNQTYCRLVINPKVAKFRAEFKNKLK from the coding sequence ATGGCAGCAAAACTCCAGCAGGCAACCCTTGGCGGAGGCTGTTTTTGGTGCATTGAAGCTGTTTTTGCAGATTTGAAGGGAGTAGTAGAAGTTTTGCCTGGCTATGCCGGAGGCAATGTGGCCAACCCCAGCTATGAGCTGGTCTGCACCGGAACTACCAACCACGCTGAAGTAGTGCAGATCACTTTTGACCCGGAAGTTATTACTTATGAAGAGCTTCTGGAAGTGTTCTTTAAGGTGCATGATCCGACCACCCTTAACCGCCAGGGTGAAGATGTGGGCACTCAGTACCGCTCGGTGGTTTTTTACCACAATGATGAGCAGAAAACTGCGGTTGAAGCAGCGATTGCCGAGAATCAGAAGCTGTGGGATGACCCGATTGTAAGTGAAGTTGCTCCCTACACAGTGTTTTACCCCGCGGAAGACTATCACCGGGAGTATTTCAAACACAATCCAAACCAGACTTACTGCCGGTTGGTGATCAATCCTAAAGTGGCGAAATTCAGAGCTGAATTTAAGAACAAACTCAAATAA